The Vibrio nitrifigilis genome window below encodes:
- a CDS encoding site-specific integrase, whose protein sequence is MEHFYHLVATSRSIEIGDIELGASPDSLDFTVNKPMRFDGINLLFSSCGEPEFYANAFIMSRRIVEGVKDTKPTSYALLRFFRFLGKNNLNWNDENKELERYPIYLFRNYLDKQIAKGNMRRSVGASTLSVIRRFYLFCLRHGYVENLPFEVHGHNKYGQMLTDITIKSPKQETDLTPMNDLDIKHIRDNWHRAGISGEFRLLVATAINSGLRAIEVADIKPRHFKVPEGFKGKTYTDINIGPSHGCYTKYSKDRTISMPIWLMEQVTQYCESERYKERKRLYFFNTGDEDAPVFITKEGNRFKEQGQRSNSIDTLWGRLRNAIKENCNPHFDHDFHDTRATYAANKLDLLLNIPELSTTQALKLLKDELGHKDLSVTMRYLTHWEGNPTKNQVPELMMALLEEEHII, encoded by the coding sequence ATGGAACACTTTTACCACCTTGTAGCAACAAGTAGATCAATAGAAATTGGTGATATTGAGTTAGGTGCTTCACCGGACTCATTAGACTTCACTGTGAATAAACCTATGCGCTTTGACGGCATTAATCTGTTGTTTTCCTCTTGCGGTGAGCCAGAGTTCTATGCCAATGCGTTTATTATGAGTCGTCGCATTGTCGAAGGGGTTAAAGATACGAAGCCAACTTCGTATGCTCTGCTTCGCTTTTTTCGTTTTTTAGGGAAGAACAACCTCAATTGGAATGATGAAAATAAAGAGCTTGAGCGTTATCCCATTTATCTCTTCAGAAACTATTTAGATAAACAGATTGCTAAAGGAAACATGCGCCGAAGTGTTGGGGCATCGACTTTATCTGTTATTCGAAGATTCTATTTATTTTGCTTGCGCCACGGTTATGTGGAAAATCTTCCATTTGAGGTGCATGGTCATAATAAATACGGTCAAATGCTGACGGACATCACCATTAAGAGTCCTAAGCAAGAGACCGACCTTACCCCTATGAATGACTTGGACATCAAGCATATTCGAGATAACTGGCATCGAGCAGGAATTTCAGGCGAGTTTCGGTTGTTGGTAGCGACTGCAATTAATTCTGGTCTAAGAGCGATTGAGGTTGCTGATATAAAACCTCGCCACTTCAAAGTTCCCGAGGGCTTTAAGGGTAAAACTTACACAGATATCAATATTGGCCCTTCTCATGGTTGTTATACCAAATACAGTAAAGACCGCACGATTTCGATGCCTATTTGGTTAATGGAGCAAGTAACTCAATACTGTGAAAGTGAGCGGTACAAGGAGCGTAAACGGCTCTACTTTTTCAATACAGGTGATGAAGATGCGCCCGTATTTATCACAAAGGAAGGGAATCGTTTCAAAGAACAGGGGCAACGGTCAAATTCCATTGATACGCTTTGGGGGCGGTTAAGAAATGCGATTAAGGAAAACTGTAACCCTCACTTCGACCACGATTTCCATGATACGAGAGCGACCTATGCGGCTAATAAGCTCGACCTCTTGCTCAATATACCTGAATTGAGCACGACACAGGCACTGAAACTACTGAAAGATGAACTTGGACATAAGGACTTATCTGTGACCATGCGTTATTTAACGCATTGGGAAGGCAACCCAACCAAGAACCAAGTGCCTGAGTTAATGATGGCATTATTGGAAGAGGAACACATCATATGA
- a CDS encoding alanine/glycine:cation symporter family protein, translating to MTDLINLLNDLLWGSILVYLLVGVGIYFTIRLGFIQVRHFGHMFSVLKNSRKDDSSGISSFQALCTSLAARVGTGNMAGVAVALTAGGPGAIFWMWVTAMLGMATAYAESTLAQLYKTRDKSGAFRGGPAYYMEKGLGMRWMGVIFSIFLLIAFGLVFNAVQANSITNAIHTAFHIDEKFIGIGIVILAGFVIFGGIRKIARTAEIIVPFMALAYLAIALFVMFSNIEKLPDIVALIIKSAFGFQQAAAGGVGYAIAQAMINGVKRGLFSNEGGMGSAPNAAATATPYPPHPASQGYVQMLGVFTDTIVICSATVAIILMSGEYVPHSEITGIELTQRALSAQVGGWGGTFIALAIFFFAFTSIIANYSYAETNLIFLEQRNKKGLILFRIIFLGMVMFGSLANLPTVWSMADVSMGLMAIVNLVAIILLSGIVVKLTKDYNQQLKAGKLPTFDVNDYPELKAQLEEGIWDQNKKA from the coding sequence GTGACAGATTTAATTAATTTATTGAACGACCTGCTTTGGGGGTCGATTCTTGTATATTTACTTGTTGGTGTTGGTATTTATTTCACCATACGTCTTGGTTTTATCCAAGTTCGCCATTTTGGGCACATGTTCTCTGTATTGAAGAACAGCCGCAAAGACGACAGCTCAGGCATCTCATCTTTTCAAGCGCTTTGTACAAGCCTAGCTGCACGTGTCGGTACTGGTAATATGGCTGGCGTTGCCGTTGCATTAACTGCAGGTGGCCCTGGTGCTATTTTTTGGATGTGGGTAACTGCAATGCTGGGCATGGCTACGGCATATGCTGAAAGTACGCTTGCTCAGTTATACAAAACTCGCGATAAGTCAGGCGCATTCCGTGGCGGTCCTGCTTACTATATGGAAAAAGGCTTAGGTATGCGTTGGATGGGGGTTATCTTCTCTATCTTTCTACTGATCGCATTTGGTCTTGTTTTCAACGCAGTTCAAGCAAACTCTATTACCAATGCGATTCACACTGCATTCCATATTGATGAGAAGTTCATCGGTATCGGTATCGTTATCCTAGCGGGGTTCGTTATCTTTGGCGGTATTCGTAAAATTGCTCGCACAGCAGAGATTATCGTTCCATTCATGGCGCTGGCTTATTTAGCTATCGCTCTGTTTGTGATGTTCTCTAACATTGAGAAATTACCAGACATTGTTGCTCTGATCATTAAGAGTGCTTTTGGTTTCCAACAAGCTGCCGCTGGTGGTGTGGGGTACGCCATTGCTCAAGCAATGATCAACGGTGTAAAACGTGGTTTGTTCTCAAACGAAGGTGGTATGGGTTCTGCGCCAAACGCGGCGGCAACAGCAACACCTTACCCTCCACACCCGGCCTCCCAAGGTTATGTACAGATGCTTGGTGTATTTACCGATACTATCGTTATCTGTTCAGCAACAGTGGCGATTATCTTGATGTCTGGTGAGTATGTGCCACACAGCGAAATCACAGGTATTGAACTGACTCAACGCGCATTAAGTGCACAAGTCGGTGGCTGGGGCGGAACCTTTATCGCATTGGCTATCTTCTTCTTTGCCTTTACTTCAATTATTGCAAACTACTCATATGCTGAAACGAACCTTATCTTCTTAGAGCAACGTAATAAGAAAGGATTGATTCTGTTCCGTATCATCTTTCTAGGTATGGTTATGTTTGGTTCATTGGCGAACTTACCAACGGTATGGTCAATGGCTGATGTTTCTATGGGACTAATGGCGATTGTTAACTTAGTTGCGATTATATTGTTGTCCGGAATCGTGGTTAAGCTGACCAAAGATTACAACCAGCAGTTAAAAGCAGGTAAATTGCCTACTTTCGATGTGAACGATTACCCAGAGCTAAAAGCACAGCTTGAAGAAGGTATTTGGGATCAAAATAAAAAAGCGTAG